In a genomic window of Candidatus Bathyarchaeota archaeon:
- a CDS encoding DUF3536 domain-containing protein has translation MADHFICIHGHFYQPPRENPWLEKVDFQESAQPYHDWNQRVTAECYAPNAVSRVMDADWRIIGLINNYTRISFNFGPTLMYWLAKHKPQVYQAILNADQESMNNFDGHGSAIAQVYNHMIMPLANRRDKETQVKWAIRDFQVRFNRPPEGMWLPETAVDLETLEVLAENNIKFTILGPQQAAKAQRIGATEWTDVSDGKIDPRRCYLCRLPSGKTISLFFFDKRTASDIAFGNLLENGEAFANRLIDAFQDNEDDPLIESVASDGELYGHHHPHGDMTLAYCIYYIVSTDAAKLTNYGEFLEKYPPTFEVQIQENTSWSCIHGVERWRSDCGDNMGKIGWHQAWRKPLRAAMDWLRDTLAPQFEAEAQQYFNDPWGARNNYIDVLLDRSKENIEAFLGKYAKKPLTDPEKRRVIKLLEMQRHAMLMYTSCGWFFDEISGIETVQVMMYAARAMQLAKELFNLDLESQYKTFLAQAPSNIAEFENGAKIYSIFIEPAIVDFAKISAQNTIMDLFEDNIASDALNTHKPNNCFHIATSAIEKRDDGKFRFIINRSTISSDITLDEESFGCAAIWLGDHNVSCGAKRDMPDRAFKALRRRALACFERGQINEIIVLLSKYFGENTYSLKDLFRDDQRYILDFILSDGLKKAKDLYDIIYRDNSALLRFMKQTRIPSPKPLLAAAETVLNMEIEQAFLEQTPDLEKLQKLIADSKQLSVTLDKETLGFRASQKIAEELSKFQANPQNFEALQSITALIKMALELPMQLDLWQSQNVAFKIAQNHYRKLKEQPDADSQAWVTAFSELCNLIGIRLA, from the coding sequence TTGGCTGACCACTTCATATGCATCCATGGTCACTTCTATCAGCCTCCCCGAGAAAATCCTTGGCTTGAAAAAGTTGATTTCCAAGAATCCGCCCAGCCCTACCATGACTGGAATCAACGTGTAACCGCGGAATGCTACGCCCCCAACGCTGTATCACGCGTCATGGATGCCGATTGGCGCATAATCGGTTTAATCAACAATTACACCCGCATCAGCTTCAACTTTGGCCCAACCCTGATGTATTGGTTAGCTAAGCATAAACCCCAAGTCTACCAAGCCATCCTCAACGCGGACCAAGAAAGCATGAACAATTTTGATGGTCACGGCTCAGCCATTGCACAGGTCTATAATCATATGATAATGCCGCTTGCTAACCGACGCGACAAAGAAACCCAGGTAAAATGGGCTATACGAGATTTCCAAGTCCGCTTCAACCGCCCCCCGGAGGGTATGTGGCTACCTGAAACAGCTGTCGACCTTGAAACCCTTGAGGTACTCGCAGAAAACAACATAAAATTCACTATTCTTGGGCCACAGCAAGCCGCAAAAGCTCAACGAATAGGTGCAACTGAATGGACTGATGTTTCCGACGGAAAAATTGATCCGCGCCGTTGCTATCTTTGTCGTTTACCCTCTGGAAAAACGATTAGTTTGTTCTTTTTTGATAAGCGCACCGCCAGCGACATCGCCTTTGGGAATTTGCTGGAGAACGGAGAAGCCTTCGCTAATCGTTTAATTGATGCTTTCCAAGACAACGAAGATGACCCCCTAATCGAGAGTGTAGCCAGCGACGGCGAACTCTACGGTCACCATCACCCCCACGGCGACATGACCCTGGCCTACTGCATCTACTACATCGTGTCCACCGACGCGGCGAAACTCACAAACTATGGTGAGTTCCTCGAAAAATATCCTCCAACCTTTGAAGTCCAAATTCAAGAAAACACCTCTTGGAGTTGCATCCATGGCGTGGAACGTTGGCGAAGCGACTGCGGAGATAACATGGGCAAAATCGGTTGGCATCAGGCATGGCGTAAACCTTTGCGTGCCGCTATGGATTGGCTACGCGATACTTTAGCTCCTCAATTTGAAGCGGAAGCCCAGCAGTACTTCAACGACCCCTGGGGTGCCCGAAACAACTACATCGACGTCCTATTAGACCGCTCAAAAGAAAACATTGAAGCCTTCCTAGGAAAGTATGCCAAAAAACCCTTAACTGATCCTGAAAAACGGCGTGTCATAAAACTCTTGGAGATGCAGCGTCATGCCATGCTTATGTATACGAGTTGCGGCTGGTTCTTTGACGAAATTTCTGGTATAGAAACCGTGCAGGTGATGATGTATGCGGCGCGGGCTATGCAGCTAGCCAAAGAACTATTCAATTTAGACCTTGAAAGTCAATACAAAACCTTCTTAGCCCAAGCCCCAAGTAACATCGCTGAGTTCGAGAACGGAGCAAAAATCTACTCCATATTCATCGAACCCGCAATCGTGGACTTCGCAAAAATAAGCGCCCAAAACACAATTATGGACCTGTTTGAAGACAACATAGCGTCCGATGCATTAAACACCCATAAACCTAACAACTGTTTTCACATAGCTACAAGCGCCATTGAGAAACGCGATGACGGCAAATTCCGTTTCATAATCAATCGCTCAACAATTTCTTCGGACATAACTTTGGACGAGGAAAGTTTTGGTTGCGCCGCAATTTGGTTAGGAGACCACAACGTAAGTTGCGGAGCTAAACGGGACATGCCGGATAGAGCCTTCAAGGCTTTACGCAGAAGGGCGCTGGCGTGTTTTGAGCGGGGACAAATAAACGAGATAATTGTTCTTTTGTCCAAGTATTTTGGCGAGAACACTTACTCGCTAAAGGATCTGTTTCGAGATGACCAACGCTATATCCTTGATTTTATTCTTAGCGACGGGTTGAAGAAAGCCAAAGACCTCTATGACATCATCTACCGAGACAACTCTGCGTTGCTTCGATTCATGAAACAAACCCGAATTCCCTCACCAAAACCGCTCCTAGCCGCAGCCGAAACCGTTCTAAACATGGAGATAGAGCAAGCATTTTTAGAGCAGACACCTGATTTAGAAAAACTCCAAAAACTAATCGCGGATTCTAAGCAGCTCTCGGTTACGCTTGACAAAGAAACGTTGGGCTTTCGGGCTAGCCAAAAAATTGCTGAAGAACTCAGCAAATTCCAAGCGAACCCTCAAAACTTTGAAGCCCTTCAATCCATCACTGCCCTTATCAAAATGGCTTTAGAGCTTCCCATGCAACTTGACCTTTGGCAATCTCAAAATGTAGCCTTCAAAATCGCCCAGAATCACTACAGAAAACTCAAAGAACAGCCAGACGCCGACTCTCAAGCTTGGGTCACCGCGTTTTCAGAGTTGTGCAACTTGATTGGGATACGGTTAGCATGA
- a CDS encoding radical SAM protein, with the protein MTNFDVRQCHKWAQLLNERKTKLNQALSAIEQQDFDSAKKVVTQIFAGAMGKQPDPGMAGSLLYHMAMVSKMESETQVLLDELQIKLPNVTSNLNKIYGEFYADAKELTKDVMHLNYDANVIAKNNHLNSEEKIALFNKLKQGQKQVEALLANKDPKAAQALEKLFDDWAQQVVLMRFLQEYETIKGLLVLSELVKTFGYEAVEAAMKRVKDEFGQKTVNIALEVTLRVGMRREKLQSVMLADHFINMTMDGSTLDGKMEFLNCPIHGGHQFAQQNYGIDPKVSTLFCNNFCFAHAKAMLDTVLPFPFTLWQPKLMAKDGLCEYYLKLAYSPEAKSTEHYVPLVMSYNVTRECNMKCSHCYINATDKKLEDELTTKEAKELIDQIYQVSSPLLILSGGEPLLRPDIFELIEYGSKKGLKMGLGSNGYLIDDAVAKKLKAAGIATVSISLDSNIPAQHDEFRGVAGAWEKAVNACKALRKNNVLVQVNTTLTHDNYNQIDDIMTLAESIGVENFHLFFLVPTGRGVKLDDISPQKYEDMITNTFAKVHKHRLNVRPSCAPQFMRIAKGMGLDMRQWIRGCIAGMHYCRIYPNGDVTPCPYLPIKLGNIREQSFKDIWFGSEVFKALRNPDCLKGKCGACEFKTICGGCRARAYGLSGDFIDYCGDLHVPVKAKKDYLTEDPWCVYQPKTY; encoded by the coding sequence ATGACAAACTTTGATGTTAGACAATGCCATAAATGGGCTCAACTCCTAAACGAACGCAAAACCAAACTAAACCAAGCACTCAGTGCAATTGAGCAGCAAGATTTTGATTCCGCTAAAAAAGTAGTCACCCAAATTTTTGCCGGAGCCATGGGTAAACAACCTGATCCCGGCATGGCGGGTTCACTGCTTTATCATATGGCAATGGTCTCCAAGATGGAATCTGAAACCCAAGTCTTGCTTGACGAGTTACAAATCAAACTGCCTAACGTCACTTCAAACCTTAACAAGATTTACGGCGAATTCTACGCAGACGCCAAAGAATTAACCAAAGACGTCATGCACCTAAACTATGATGCAAACGTCATAGCTAAAAATAATCACTTAAACAGCGAGGAAAAAATCGCTTTATTCAATAAGCTAAAACAGGGCCAAAAACAAGTTGAAGCCCTCTTAGCGAACAAAGACCCCAAAGCTGCACAGGCGTTAGAGAAGCTTTTTGATGACTGGGCGCAGCAAGTTGTCCTAATGAGGTTTCTCCAAGAATACGAAACCATCAAAGGTCTCTTGGTTCTTTCGGAGCTCGTAAAGACGTTTGGTTATGAAGCCGTTGAAGCAGCCATGAAAAGGGTAAAAGATGAGTTTGGTCAAAAAACCGTCAACATCGCCCTTGAAGTAACACTAAGGGTTGGCATGCGCCGAGAGAAACTCCAGTCAGTCATGTTAGCAGACCACTTCATCAACATGACAATGGATGGGTCAACTCTTGATGGTAAAATGGAATTCCTTAACTGCCCAATACATGGCGGTCATCAGTTCGCCCAACAAAACTATGGCATCGACCCAAAAGTTTCCACGTTATTCTGCAACAATTTCTGTTTTGCACACGCCAAAGCAATGCTCGACACAGTCCTGCCGTTTCCATTCACGCTTTGGCAGCCTAAACTTATGGCTAAAGACGGCTTATGCGAATATTACCTAAAGCTAGCGTATTCGCCCGAGGCAAAATCAACCGAGCATTATGTTCCATTGGTCATGTCCTACAATGTTACCCGCGAATGTAACATGAAATGCAGCCACTGCTACATCAACGCAACCGACAAAAAACTCGAAGATGAATTAACCACCAAAGAAGCCAAAGAACTAATCGACCAAATCTATCAAGTTAGTAGCCCCCTGCTTATTCTAAGCGGCGGCGAACCATTGCTACGCCCCGACATTTTTGAGCTCATAGAGTACGGTTCCAAAAAGGGGTTAAAGATGGGGTTGGGAAGCAACGGTTACCTAATTGATGACGCTGTAGCCAAGAAGCTAAAAGCAGCAGGTATCGCAACTGTTTCCATTAGTTTAGATTCAAACATTCCAGCGCAGCATGACGAATTCCGAGGAGTAGCGGGCGCATGGGAAAAAGCAGTAAACGCCTGTAAAGCGCTAAGAAAGAACAACGTGCTTGTTCAAGTTAACACAACCCTCACACACGACAACTACAACCAAATAGACGACATCATGACCCTTGCCGAATCCATCGGCGTCGAAAACTTCCACCTATTCTTCCTCGTACCCACCGGTCGCGGCGTCAAATTAGATGACATTTCACCACAAAAATACGAAGACATGATAACCAACACATTCGCCAAAGTTCATAAACATCGATTAAACGTTCGCCCCTCGTGTGCACCACAATTCATGCGTATCGCCAAAGGCATGGGCTTAGATATGAGACAGTGGATTAGGGGCTGCATTGCAGGTATGCATTACTGCCGCATCTACCCCAACGGAGACGTAACCCCCTGCCCCTACTTACCTATAAAACTAGGCAATATTCGTGAGCAAAGCTTCAAAGACATCTGGTTTGGCTCTGAAGTGTTTAAGGCGCTTCGTAACCCAGATTGCCTCAAAGGCAAATGCGGCGCATGCGAATTCAAAACGATATGTGGCGGCTGCCGTGCACGCGCCTATGGACTTTCAGGTGACTTCATCGATTACTGCGGAGACTTACACGTGCCAGTCAAAGCCAAAAAAGATTACTTAACTGAGGACCCCTGGTGTGTTTATCAACCAAAAACCTATTAA
- a CDS encoding adenosylhomocysteinase has translation MEDFQVKDKSLAAQGHLQIEWAAKHMPVLNIIKNRFEKEKPLQGQTLAACLHVTKETAVLIKVLIAGGANVALCASNPLSTQDDVAAALADSGVHVFAWRGQNTQDYYKCIEKVLDFKPTMTMDDGADVVGMIHGKRPDLIKNIKGGTEETTTGVIRLKAMEQDGSLKYPIIAVNDAYTKYLFDNRYGTGQSTIDGILRATSVLLAGKNFVVGGYGWCSRGIAMRAQGLGANVIVTEVQPTRALEAVMNGLRVMPMAEAAEIGDIFVTATGDIHVIRKEHMEKMKDGTIICNSGHFNVEINVPELEALSVSHRTMRPNMEEYTLNDGRHIYLLAEGRLVNLSAAEGHPSEVMDMSFANQALSAEYVAKSAKLQTKVYVVPKDIDEKIAELKLQAMGVKIDKLTPEQEKYLSTWEMGTT, from the coding sequence ATGGAAGATTTCCAAGTTAAAGATAAAAGCTTAGCCGCTCAAGGTCACTTACAAATTGAATGGGCAGCCAAACACATGCCTGTCCTAAACATTATAAAAAACCGTTTTGAAAAAGAAAAACCCCTCCAAGGTCAAACCCTTGCCGCATGCCTGCACGTAACCAAAGAAACAGCTGTACTCATCAAAGTACTCATCGCAGGAGGTGCTAACGTAGCCTTATGTGCCTCAAACCCGCTTTCAACCCAAGATGATGTCGCTGCAGCCTTAGCCGACAGCGGTGTTCATGTTTTTGCTTGGAGAGGCCAAAACACTCAGGACTATTACAAATGTATCGAGAAAGTTTTAGATTTTAAGCCCACCATGACCATGGACGACGGCGCAGACGTAGTCGGCATGATTCACGGTAAACGCCCAGACCTCATAAAAAACATCAAAGGCGGAACCGAAGAAACCACCACCGGCGTTATTCGCCTAAAAGCCATGGAGCAAGATGGTAGCCTCAAATATCCCATAATAGCCGTTAACGATGCCTACACCAAATATCTCTTTGACAACCGCTACGGCACAGGCCAAAGTACCATCGACGGTATCCTTCGCGCAACTTCTGTTTTGCTAGCCGGCAAGAACTTTGTCGTAGGCGGATATGGTTGGTGTAGCAGAGGCATTGCCATGCGTGCGCAAGGTCTAGGCGCAAACGTCATAGTAACCGAAGTACAACCCACTCGCGCACTTGAAGCTGTCATGAACGGCTTACGCGTCATGCCAATGGCTGAAGCAGCTGAAATCGGTGACATCTTCGTCACTGCAACTGGTGACATCCACGTTATCCGAAAGGAACACATGGAAAAAATGAAAGACGGAACCATCATCTGTAACAGTGGACACTTCAACGTCGAAATCAACGTGCCTGAATTAGAGGCGCTGTCAGTTTCTCACCGCACAATGCGCCCTAACATGGAAGAATACACTCTTAATGATGGCAGACACATCTATCTCTTAGCCGAAGGCCGACTAGTAAACCTCTCTGCAGCCGAAGGCCACCCCAGTGAAGTCATGGACATGTCCTTTGCTAACCAAGCCCTCAGCGCTGAATACGTTGCAAAATCTGCTAAGTTACAAACAAAAGTCTACGTAGTTCCTAAAGATATCGATGAAAAAATCGCTGAACTCAAATTGCAGGCAATGGGCGTCAAAATCGACAAGCTTACTCCTGAACAAGAGAAATATCTTTCAACATGGGAAATGGGGACCACCTAA
- a CDS encoding glycosyltransferase, translated as MLRVDLKEKIRLEDYVGIVDDENIKAVRELGEKLKGKSVTHVNSTAFGGGVAEILQSMVPLMRDIGIDTQWEVLKGDLEFFSVTKKIHNALQGMNLTLSKEEEQTYIEYNKKNSELSKLDTDIVMVHDAQPAALIQFYPKKSNRWIWRCHVDLSTPNLTVWEFLEPYIASYDAAIFTAKQYVVPSLTVPTLTIRPPSINPLSEKNRELSDPEILSVLERYDIQADQPIITQVGRFDPWKDPSGAIDVYHLVKRQFPTAQLLLIAGMASDDPEGWLYFEKTARHAAEDPDIHLLTDLKGVKDHEVNAFQSASQVVLQMSTREGFGLTVAEALWKGVPVVGRRVGGIPLQIIDGENGFLVDTVDQAAEKTLSLLKNRDMAMQMGASGKEYVRKNFLIICQIRDYLILFDELLNE; from the coding sequence ATGCTGCGGGTTGATTTGAAAGAGAAAATTAGGCTTGAAGATTATGTGGGCATTGTGGATGACGAAAACATAAAGGCGGTTCGAGAACTCGGCGAAAAACTCAAGGGTAAATCGGTGACGCATGTTAATTCAACAGCGTTCGGGGGTGGAGTAGCAGAGATATTGCAAAGCATGGTACCCTTAATGCGCGATATCGGCATAGACACGCAGTGGGAGGTTCTCAAAGGAGACCTTGAATTTTTTAGCGTTACCAAAAAAATCCACAACGCTCTGCAAGGCATGAATCTGACATTAAGCAAAGAAGAAGAACAAACCTATATTGAATATAACAAAAAAAACAGTGAATTATCAAAATTGGACACTGACATCGTGATGGTTCATGATGCTCAACCAGCCGCGCTTATCCAATTTTATCCTAAAAAAAGCAATCGGTGGATTTGGCGGTGCCATGTGGATTTGTCCACGCCTAACTTGACGGTTTGGGAGTTCCTTGAACCCTACATTGCCAGTTATGACGCGGCAATCTTCACTGCAAAACAATATGTGGTTCCCAGCTTAACTGTGCCTACGCTGACTATTCGTCCACCTTCGATTAATCCGCTTAGCGAAAAAAACCGTGAACTCTCCGACCCCGAAATTCTCTCAGTTCTAGAAAGATATGACATCCAAGCCGACCAGCCTATTATTACGCAGGTGGGGCGGTTTGACCCTTGGAAGGACCCTTCAGGCGCCATCGATGTGTATCACTTAGTGAAGAGGCAGTTTCCGACCGCGCAACTGCTTTTAATTGCAGGCATGGCAAGTGACGACCCTGAAGGCTGGCTATACTTTGAAAAAACCGCGCGGCACGCAGCCGAAGATCCCGACATTCACCTGTTAACTGACCTCAAAGGCGTTAAAGATCATGAGGTCAACGCATTTCAGAGTGCTTCACAGGTAGTGTTGCAGATGTCTACGCGCGAGGGGTTTGGTTTAACAGTGGCAGAGGCGCTGTGGAAGGGGGTTCCCGTTGTTGGACGCAGGGTAGGAGGGATTCCGCTACAGATTATTGATGGTGAAAACGGGTTTTTGGTCGATACGGTGGATCAGGCAGCAGAGAAAACGCTTAGTTTGTTGAAGAACAGGGATATGGCTATGCAGATGGGTGCAAGTGGCAAAGAGTATGTGCGGAAAAATTTCTTGATTATTTGCCAGATAAGGGATTATTTGATTTTGTTTGATGAATTATTAAATGAATAA
- the treZ gene encoding malto-oligosyltrehalose trehalohydrolase gives MGADFEYGTCRFVVWAPNRRQVTLSLPLEDQWFDLDSVGNGYWTHTVEGIDPNTQYLYRLDGDALKPDPASNYQPNGVFGASSVVDHDAYKWAEGNWRGLDLADLVFYELHVGTFTPEGTLKAAAQRVGELADLGVTALELMPLNQFSGKRNWGYDGVFPYAVQNSYGVPDDFKALVDQCHRHGIALFLDVVINHLGPEGNCLNDYGPYFPLTQIGRWGPTVNLDSAGNEGVRNYFKENVLYWFNRFHIDGIRLDAILFMPDNSSTPFLAELTQTVHNLGEQLGKKIHLIAETSYNLPKVLTSTQEGGFGFEAQWLDDFQHALHALLTGEREGYYRDYGSIEDVAEALREAYVYVGDQSSYKRRQPSESTQNVAADRFVVFGQNHDQVGNRLKGDRLTTSAGLEAAKLAAGIVLLSPYVPLLFMGEEYGETAPFLFFTDYSDQILIDNIRDARKKEFEHFHWTGEVPDPQSTHTFLASKLNWQQRNSEQGKKVTCYYHDLISLRKNGLFRPQPDRQIKEVLTEQNSLLLIHKLSADVEAVIAANFSSQNCTFTFPFLGEYLKVLDSADAKYAGSGIALPQTTTQGQQLTLAGFTLAVYQKPHQGDKGVG, from the coding sequence GTGGGCGCTGATTTTGAGTATGGAACCTGCCGTTTTGTAGTGTGGGCTCCAAACCGCCGCCAAGTCACCTTGTCTCTGCCCCTAGAGGACCAGTGGTTTGACCTTGACTCTGTCGGCAACGGCTACTGGACTCACACTGTTGAAGGCATAGACCCCAACACCCAATACCTGTACCGCCTAGACGGCGATGCTCTAAAACCTGACCCTGCCTCAAATTATCAGCCAAACGGCGTCTTTGGCGCATCCTCAGTTGTTGACCATGACGCCTACAAATGGGCTGAAGGCAACTGGCGTGGGTTGGACTTAGCAGACTTGGTTTTTTATGAGCTGCATGTGGGGACTTTTACGCCTGAGGGCACCCTAAAAGCCGCCGCCCAACGCGTAGGTGAGCTTGCCGATTTAGGCGTTACAGCCTTAGAGTTGATGCCGCTTAACCAGTTCTCAGGCAAACGCAATTGGGGGTATGATGGAGTTTTTCCCTATGCAGTGCAAAACAGTTACGGTGTTCCCGACGACTTCAAAGCCCTCGTCGACCAATGCCACCGCCATGGTATCGCTTTGTTTTTGGATGTAGTTATTAATCATCTTGGACCCGAAGGTAACTGCCTCAACGATTATGGACCCTACTTTCCGCTGACGCAAATTGGACGTTGGGGACCCACCGTCAACTTGGACAGCGCAGGCAATGAGGGTGTGCGTAACTACTTCAAAGAAAACGTGCTCTACTGGTTTAATCGCTTCCACATAGACGGCATCCGCCTCGACGCTATCTTATTTATGCCCGATAACAGTTCCACCCCTTTTCTAGCCGAATTAACCCAAACAGTGCATAACCTTGGAGAACAATTGGGGAAAAAAATTCACTTAATCGCTGAAACCAGCTACAACCTCCCAAAAGTCTTAACGTCCACTCAGGAAGGCGGATTCGGCTTTGAAGCCCAGTGGTTGGACGATTTCCAACATGCCCTTCACGCCCTGCTAACGGGTGAACGGGAAGGTTACTACCGTGACTACGGCAGCATAGAAGATGTTGCAGAGGCATTGCGTGAAGCATACGTTTACGTAGGCGACCAATCCAGCTATAAACGCAGACAACCCAGTGAATCCACCCAAAACGTTGCAGCCGACCGCTTTGTTGTTTTTGGGCAGAACCATGATCAAGTGGGTAACCGCCTAAAAGGCGACCGACTAACAACATCCGCAGGTTTAGAAGCCGCTAAACTCGCCGCCGGCATAGTGCTTCTTTCTCCCTATGTCCCGTTGCTTTTTATGGGTGAAGAATACGGGGAAACCGCGCCTTTTTTGTTCTTCACTGACTATTCCGACCAAATCCTAATCGACAACATCCGCGATGCTAGAAAAAAAGAGTTTGAACATTTTCACTGGACAGGCGAGGTTCCTGACCCTCAGAGCACCCATACGTTTTTGGCTTCAAAACTAAACTGGCAGCAACGTAACAGCGAGCAAGGCAAAAAAGTCACCTGCTACTACCATGACCTGATTTCCTTAAGGAAAAATGGTCTGTTTCGTCCTCAACCTGACCGACAAATAAAGGAGGTTCTAACCGAGCAGAACAGCCTTCTTTTAATACATAAACTCTCCGCGGATGTTGAAGCGGTTATTGCTGCAAACTTTTCGAGCCAAAACTGCACTTTCACGTTTCCCTTTTTAGGTGAGTACCTCAAGGTTTTGGACTCTGCCGACGCCAAATACGCTGGCTCTGGCATTGCTCTCCCCCAAACCACTACTCAAGGTCAGCAACTAACCTTGGCTGGCTTTACTTTGGCAGTTTACCAAAAACCCCATCAAGGAGACAAAGGCGTTGGCTGA
- a CDS encoding magnesium transporter produces the protein MFKETAVACLFDIGGLVAGFMIAVQLGIFQLSPWAIALYPAVVSVKSVITGLLTGRLSTALHLGTVYPRFRNNTKTFYKLIQAMIVLTLATSATISAIAIVFGSLFWGITLADFPAILAVMVSTMSLGLLITLLTVKFTFSSFKEGLDPDTIVYPAVSTIAGIIITFLYIAVLNLYFSGGYIGQGAIVVFGLVNVLLVLYILPKNVREEEVINTLKESLLTMVLVAFMANITGTILKGISNLAPHNREIYTVYPAMIDMMGDVSLVIGSAATTKLALGILTPSFASIKNHAKNIFSAWLASLLLFMILGLLSLSINGALGVQNIMVLLGLLLIANIIAFVAITLVTFAISILTFKRGLDPDHFVLPLGSSLADAITTAALFAALIVIMA, from the coding sequence ATGTTTAAAGAAACCGCCGTAGCATGCCTGTTTGATATTGGCGGTTTAGTTGCAGGTTTTATGATTGCGGTGCAACTGGGCATTTTCCAGCTATCACCATGGGCAATAGCACTCTACCCAGCTGTCGTCAGCGTCAAAAGCGTAATAACGGGGTTATTAACGGGGCGCTTAAGCACAGCCTTACACTTAGGCACCGTTTACCCCAGATTTAGGAACAACACCAAAACCTTCTACAAACTCATCCAAGCCATGATTGTCTTGACGCTAGCAACAAGTGCCACCATATCAGCCATCGCGATTGTATTCGGAAGCCTCTTTTGGGGGATAACCCTCGCGGATTTTCCAGCCATATTAGCAGTTATGGTTTCAACAATGTCGCTTGGATTACTCATCACCCTGCTAACGGTAAAATTCACCTTTAGCTCCTTTAAGGAAGGCTTAGACCCAGATACCATTGTTTACCCCGCGGTTTCAACAATAGCAGGCATCATCATAACTTTCCTCTATATTGCCGTGTTGAACCTCTACTTTTCGGGCGGTTACATCGGTCAGGGTGCAATCGTGGTTTTCGGTTTGGTAAACGTATTATTAGTTCTCTATATTTTACCTAAAAATGTCCGTGAAGAAGAAGTCATAAACACTCTCAAAGAATCCCTGCTAACAATGGTTTTAGTAGCGTTCATGGCCAACATAACGGGAACTATACTAAAAGGCATAAGCAACCTTGCCCCGCATAATCGTGAAATATACACCGTTTATCCCGCTATGATTGATATGATGGGAGACGTAAGCTTGGTGATAGGTTCAGCCGCAACCACAAAACTCGCGCTAGGCATCCTTACACCCTCCTTCGCTTCAATTAAAAATCATGCAAAAAATATTTTCAGCGCATGGCTTGCGTCGCTATTGCTCTTCATGATTTTAGGATTACTATCGCTTTCAATAAACGGTGCGTTAGGAGTACAGAATATAATGGTTCTGTTGGGGCTGCTGTTAATTGCCAACATCATCGCATTTGTAGCCATAACCTTGGTCACATTTGCCATTTCGATACTTACTTTTAAAAGAGGGCTAGACCCTGACCACTTTGTTTTACCTTTAGGAAGCTCCTTAGCCGATGCCATCACCACCGCTGCCTTGTTTGCTGCGCTAATAGTTATTATGGCATAG